In one window of Gouania willdenowi chromosome 8, fGouWil2.1, whole genome shotgun sequence DNA:
- the gcat gene encoding 2-amino-3-ketobutyrate coenzyme A ligase, mitochondrial: MSLGKASRSLVAPVLGVLRPSTLSRSFAAAAEARAVLENELDSIRAAGTWKAERIITSKQGPQITVDCSRGSILNFCANNYLGLSSHPEVVQAGIDALKSYGAGLSSVRFICGTQDLHKNLEQKLAEFHEREDCILYASCFDANAGLFEVLLGPDDAVLSDELNHASIIDGIRLCKAKRMRYKHMDLSDLEVQLKEAQSSRMRLVVTDGVFSMDGDVAPLRGICDLAEQYGAMVFIDECHATGFLGARGRGTDELLGVMDRVDIVNSTLGKALGGAAGGYTVGPKPLIDLLRQRSRPYLFSNSLPPPVVGCATRAVELLLDSNEIAQSMTAKTMRFRNSMTQAGFTIAGSAHPICPVMLGDARLASLMSDDMLKHGIYVIGFSFPVVPKGKARIRVQISAAHTNDDIDRCVDAFIQTGQKHGVLS; encoded by the exons ATGTCTCTGGGTAAAGCGTCCCGCAGCCTGGTGGCTCCTGTCCTGGGTGTCCTCCGACCTTCTACCCTCAGCAGGAGCTTTGCCGCCGCGGCGGAAGCCCGAGCGGTTCTGGAAAACGAGCTGGACTCGATCCGAGCGGCGGGGACGTGGAAGGCGGAGCGGATAATCACCTCCAAGCAGGGTCCGCAGATCACCGTGGACTGCAGCCGTGGCA GTATTCTGAATTTCTGTGCCAACAACTACCTCGGGCTGTCCAGTCACCCAGAGGTGGTGCAGGCAGGAATCGATGCCCTAAAGTCGTACGGTGCAGGACTGAGCTCGGTCAGATTCATCTGTGGAACACAG GATCTACACAAAAACCTTGAGCAGAAGCTCGCTGAGTTCCATGAGCGCGAGGACTGCATCCTGTACGCCAGCTGCTTTGACGCTAACGCCGGATTGTTTGAG GTGCTGCTGGGCCCCGATGATGCTGTGCTGTCTGATGAACTCAACCACGCCTCCATTATCGATGGGATCCGGCTGTGTAAAGCCAAGAGGATGCGCTACAAGCACATGGACCTGAGCGACCTGGAGGTGCAGCTCAAAGAAGCTCAG TCGTCTCGTATGCGTCTGGTTGTGACTGATGGAGTCTTCTCTATGGATGGAGACGTGGCCCCGCTGAGAGGAATCTGTGATCTGGCTGAACAGTACGGTGCCATGGTGTTCATAGATGAATGTCATGCCACTGGTTTCCTGGGAGCTCGTGGCAG AGGAACGGATGAGCTGCTGGGAGTGATGGACAGAGTTGACATTGTAAACTCCACTCTGGGGAAAGCGTTGGGAGGAGCAGCAG GTGGATACACTGTGGGTCCAAAGCCTCTCATTGACCTGCTCAGGCAGCGCTCTCGCCCGTACCTGTTTTCTAACTCACTCCCTCCCCCAGTGGTCGGATGCGCCACCCGAGCCGTGGAGTTGCTGCTCGATTCCAATGAGATCGCACAGAGCATGACAGCCAAAACCATGAG attCAGGAACAGTATGACACAGGCAGGCTTCACCATCGCAGGCTCAGCTCACCCCATCTGTCCTGTGATGCTCGGCGACGCCCGGCTGGCGTCTCTGATGTCTGACGATATGCTGAAGCACG GAATATACGTGATAGGGTTCTCCTTCCCAGTCGTACCAAAAGGCAAAGCCAGAATCCGGGTTCAGATTTCTGCAGCGCACACAAACGACGACATCGACCGCTGCGTCGACGCTTTTATCCAGACGGGTCAAAAACATGGAGTCCTTTCCTGA
- the mcm5 gene encoding DNA replication licensing factor MCM5: MSGFDDPGVYYSDSFGGGDGGVDEGGQKRIHVKKRFHDFLRQFREGTDRTGFTYKYRDELKRHYTLGEYWVEVEMEDLASFDEDLSDCLYKLPTENLPLLEEAAKEVADVVTRPRPVGEETVQDIQVMLKSDAHHASIRNLKSEQVSRLVKVHGIIISATAVKAKATKVCLQCRGCRNVISNIPLPPGLQGYALPRKCNTDTAGRVKCPLDPYFIIPDRCVCVDFQTLRLQEAPDAVPHGEMPRHLQLYCDRYLCDRVVPGNRVTIMGIYSIKKMAAVKAKSKEKGVGVGIRASYLRVVGIQVDTEGAGRGATGSVSPQEEEELRVLAASPNVYDSLARSVAPSIYGSEDLKKAITCLLFGGSRKRLPDGLTRRGDINLLMLGDPGTAKSQLLKFVERCSPIGVYTSGKGSSAAGLTASVLRDPNTRGFIMEGGAMVLADGGVVCIDEFDKMREDDRVAIHEAMEQQTISIAKAGITTTLNSRCSVLAAANSVFGRWDDTKGEDNIDFMPTILSRFDTIFIIKDQHDQQRDMTLARHVMNVHLSARTQTEGVEGEIPLSTFKKYIAYARAKCGPRLSAAAAEKLKNRYVVMRSGAREHEREADKRPSIPITVRQLEAVVRIAESLAKMKLQAVAGEQEVDEALRLFQVSTLDAALSGSLSGVEGFTSQEDQEMISRIEKQLKRRFAIGSQVSEHSIIQDFTKQKYPEHAIYKVLHLMLRRGELQHRMQRKVLYRVK; this comes from the exons ATGTCTGGATTCGACGACCCtggagtttattacagtgacaGCTTCGGTGGAGGAGACGGTGGAGTGGACGAAGGAGGACAGAAACGGATTCACGTCAAAAAACGGTTCCACGACTTTCTCCGTCAGTTCAGAGAAGGAACAGACCGAACCGGATTCACCTACAAATACAG AGATGAGCTGAAGCGACACTACACCCTGGGGGAGTACTGGGTGGAGGTGGAGATGGAGGATCTGGCCAGCTTTGATGAGGATCTGTCTGACTGTCTGTACAAGCTGCCCACTGAGAACCTGCCTCTG CTGGAGGAAGCAGCGAAGGAGGTTGCTGATGTGGTGACTCGTCCCCGTCCTGTAGGAGAGGAAACAGTCCAGGACATCCAGGTCATGTTGAAAAGCGACGCCCATCACGCGTCCATCCGCAACCTCAAG TCAGAGCAGGTTTCTCGTCTGGTGAAGGTTCACGGCATCATCATCTCGGCCACGGCGGTCAAAGCCAAGGCCACCAAAGTGTGTCTGCAGTGTCGCGGCTGTCGCAACGTCATCAGCAACATCCCCCTGCCTCCAGGGCTGCAGGGATACGCTCTGCCACGCAAGTGCAACAC TGATACCGCCGGTAGGGTCAAGTGTCCGTTGGACCCGTACTTCATCATCCCTGATCGCTGCGTCTGCGTGGACTTCCAGACTCTCCGTCTGCAGGAGGCTCCTGACGCGGTGCCTCACGGAGAGATGCCCCGACACCTGCAGCTGTACTGTGACCG GTATCTCTGTGACCGTGTGGTCCCAGGAAACAGGGTGACCATCATGGGAATCTACTCCATTAAAAAGATGGCCGCCGTCAAAGCCAAAAGCAAAGAGAAAGGAGTGGGTGTGGGAATCCGAGCTTCATACCTGCGCGTGGTCGGCATCCAGGTGGACACGGAGGGGGCGG GTCGTGGTGCCACTGGCTCGGTGTCTCcacaggaagaggaggagcttaGAGTTCTGGCGGCTTCTCCCAACGTCTACGACTCTCTGGCTCGCTCCGTCGCTCCCTCCATCTACGGAAGTGAGGACCTGAAGAAAGCCATTACCTGTCTGCTGTTTGGAGGCTCAAGGAAAAG GCTCCCTGATGGTCTGACTCGTAGAGGCGACATCAACCTGCTGATGCTGGGAGATCCAGGGACCGCCAAGTCTCAGCTGCTCAAGTTTGTGGAGCGATGCTCACCCATCGGG gtTTACACGTCTGGTAAAGGCAGCAGTGCGGCTGGTCTGACCGCCTCAGTGCTGAGGGACCCCAACACACGAGGATTCATCATGGAGGGAGGGGCCATGGTGCTGGCTGACGGGGGAGTGGTTTGCATTGATGAGTTTGATAAG ATGAGGGAAGATGACAGGGTGGCGATCCACGAGGCCATGGAGCAGCAGACCATCTCCATCGCTAAG GCCGGCATCACCACCACCCTGAACTCTCGCTGCTCCGTTCTGGCCGCCGCCAACTCCGTGTTCGGACGCTGGGACGACACCAAGGGCGAGGACAACATCGACTTCATGCCCACCATCTTGTCCCGTTTTGacaccatcttcatcatcaaagaTCAGCACGACCAGCAGAGGGACATG ACGTTGGCTCGACACGTGATGAACGTTCACCTCAGCGCTCGCACCCAGACCGAAGGTGTGGAGGGAGAAATTCCTCTCAGCACCTTTAAGAAATACATCGCCTACGCTAGAGC GAAGTGTGGCCCTCGACTGTCGGCGGCTGCTGCTGAGAAGCTGAAGAACAGATACGTGGTGATGAGGAGTGGAGCACGGGAACATGAGAGGGAGGCGGACAAACGTCCCTCCATCCCCATCACAGTCAG GCAACTGGAGGCGGTGGTGCGTATCGCTGAGTCACTGGCTAAGATGAAGCTTCAGGCTGTGGCCGGAGAACAGGAAGTGGATGAGGCCCTCCGACTCTTCCAGGTTTCCACTCTGGATGCTGCTCTGTCTGGCAGCCTCTCAG GAGTCGAGGGCTTCACCTCACAGGAGGACCAGGAAATGATCTCACGTATTGAGAAGCAGCTGAAGAGACGTTTTGCCATCGGATCGCAGGTGTCTGAGCACAGCATCATCCAGGACTTCACCAAACAG